GCGAGATCCACGGAGCCCTCGGTATGGCCCGTGCGCACGAGCACGCCGCCGTCCCGTGCGATCAAGGGGAAGATGTGGCCCGGGCGGGCGAGGTCCCGTGCCGTCGACTTGGGGTCCACGGCGACCTGAATCGTGCGCGCGCGGTCCGCGGCGCTGATCCCTGTCGTGACACCCTCGCGGGCCTCGATCGACACCGTGAAGGCCGTCTGGAACTGGGCCGAGTTGTTCCCGACCATCGGCGGGAGGTCGAGTTCGGCGGCGCGCTCCTCGGTCACGGTGAGGCAGATGAGCCCGCGCCCGTGTTTCGCCATGAAGTTCACCCACTCGGGAGTGATCTTCTCGGCGGCAATCACGATGTCGCCCTCGTTTTCCCGGTCCTCGTCATCGACCACGATCACGGGTTTGCCGCGCTGGATCTCCTGGATCGCTTCATGGACGTGGTCGAGCGGCATGGGAGGCCTCCTTGGCGAGCCGGTCCGTGGCTGCGCACGCGAAGCTACCACGGTTGGCGAGTGAGGTCCGCGGGTGGCTCGAAGGCCAGCGAGTGTATCGGGCGCCTTCAGTCGATCGTACGCACGTTCTTGGGCCAGGGGTCGCGGAACCGCTTTCCGCGTTGCCAGGCTGCGATCTCGTCGTCGGTGCAGAGGGCGTTTCGCAGGGCAGCGGCGAAGGCCTCGCGCTCCGCGGGGAGACCGATGAGCGTGAGCTCGTTGCGACGATCCCCGAAGATCGGGTGCGCCGTTTCGAGCTGCCTTCGGAGCACCTCGGCTTCCTCGCGCGTGAGTTTCCCGTAGCGGTTCTCAGCCGCCTCGACGGTCCAGATGCCCGTGAGTTCGAGGTCGATCTGGCTGCCGGACTGTTGCCAGAGGAGGACGTCCTCCGGTCGAGAGGCGAGCCACAGGAATCCCTTGATGCGGTACAGGCCGGTGCCGAGCTGGCTTTGGCACGCGTCGTACAGTCGCTGAGGATGGAAGGGGCGCCGGTCGCGGAACACGATCGCCTCGACATCGTCCGCGGTGGCGGCTTCAGGGCCGAGGCGGAAGCGTTCGGCTCGGCGCTCGAGCTCGCCGGGCTCGGGCGCCCGTGCGGAGTCGAGCTGCGCCAAGCGCAGCCCGCCTTGCGCCGAGAGCCCCACCGTGGCCAGCGGTTGGAGCTGCTGCAGGGTACGCACCTGGGCATCGACCACGGACCGGGGAAGGGTGTCGACCTTCGTCAGGAGGATCACGCTGGCGAAGGCGAGCTGCTCGACGAACAGCTCGGCGGCCCGTTGGAGGGCGACGTCGCTGGATGCGGCGGCTTCGCGGGTGAAGACGCGACCATCCGCGAAGTCGCGGTGCAGATTGAGCGCGTCGACCGTCACGATGAAGTGGCGCAGGGTGAAGCGTTCATC
This region of Myxococcota bacterium genomic DNA includes:
- a CDS encoding GTP-binding protein, with translation MGTSERLPVTVPCGFLGSGKTTLLRRWRRDEALRGAALIVHDLSEFGLDAGLLSDENATPEMGCLVDRVAALHGVHAREQLHASVGRTLAEIATLDPAPPHVLCESTGVARPWPLISALTQDERFTLRHFIVTVDALNLHRDFADGRVFTREAAASSDVALQRAAELFVEQLAFASVILLTKVDTLPRSVVDAQVRTLQQLQPLATVGLSAQGGLRLAQLDSARAPEPGELERRAERFRLGPEAATADDVEAIVFRDRRPFHPQRLYDACQSQLGTGLYRIKGFLWLASRPEDVLLWQQSGSQIDLELTGIWTVEAAENRYGKLTREEAEVLRRQLETAHPIFGDRRNELTLIGLPAEREAFAAALRNALCTDDEIAAWQRGKRFRDPWPKNVRTID